A single genomic interval of Picosynechococcus sp. PCC 7003 harbors:
- a CDS encoding efflux RND transporter periplasmic adaptor subunit — translation MIGALVTPKKVVLSLVALAGGVLLIGLPVARIFGDRREGVSEEQLVALTVPVEVENLAVRIEANGIVEPIQSVNISPKTPGRLAQLLVEQGDTVTEGQELAIMDNSELYAEGIRTESLIKQRIAELRATETRIQGEIEEARARYIRTQAQLQQAEQRIPKDIDQANAQLAAAQANLQRTQDKVQRFETLLDSGAIAQETYDDVRNEFDNANARFFEAQQRLAQVRNTANPELEALTAATVEAKVTLDRLERNTEPQLTQLTAALEQAQAQRQIASVQFQDTIIRAPFDGVITQKFATEGAFVTPTTSASSTASATSSSILALARGLEVVAKVPEVDIQQIEPGQDVEIVADADPSQVFRGRVLLVAPEAIVENNVTSFEVRIALLSGREFLRSKMNTDVTFIGQNLTNVMTVPTVAIATENGETGVLIPDANNTPQFKPVIIGATVGDRTQIVRGVTPEDRVFIDLPENLERPE, via the coding sequence ATGATTGGTGCCCTTGTCACCCCGAAAAAAGTTGTTTTGTCTTTGGTTGCCTTAGCTGGTGGGGTACTACTCATTGGTCTGCCGGTGGCCAGAATATTTGGCGATCGCCGAGAAGGGGTGAGTGAAGAACAACTCGTGGCCCTCACCGTTCCGGTTGAAGTAGAGAATTTAGCGGTACGCATTGAGGCCAACGGCATTGTTGAACCCATCCAGAGCGTCAACATCAGCCCCAAAACCCCCGGTCGTCTAGCGCAATTGCTCGTCGAACAGGGTGATACCGTCACCGAAGGCCAAGAACTGGCAATTATGGACAATAGTGAGCTGTATGCCGAGGGGATTCGCACCGAGTCACTGATTAAACAGCGCATTGCCGAACTCCGGGCCACAGAAACCCGCATCCAAGGAGAAATCGAAGAGGCCCGTGCTCGCTACATCCGCACCCAGGCCCAACTCCAGCAGGCGGAACAACGCATCCCCAAGGACATCGACCAAGCCAACGCGCAACTGGCGGCAGCCCAGGCTAATCTCCAACGTACTCAGGATAAAGTCCAACGCTTTGAGACGCTCCTCGACAGTGGGGCGATCGCCCAGGAAACCTATGACGATGTCCGCAACGAATTTGACAACGCCAATGCTCGCTTCTTTGAAGCCCAGCAACGGTTAGCCCAGGTCAGAAATACCGCCAATCCCGAACTCGAAGCCCTTACCGCTGCCACCGTCGAGGCCAAAGTAACCCTAGATCGCCTCGAACGCAACACCGAACCCCAACTCACTCAACTAACGGCAGCTCTCGAACAAGCCCAAGCCCAGCGGCAAATCGCATCGGTACAGTTTCAAGACACGATTATTCGGGCGCCCTTTGATGGGGTAATCACCCAAAAATTCGCCACCGAGGGGGCCTTTGTGACGCCAACCACTTCCGCTTCGAGCACCGCCTCTGCCACTTCTTCGTCGATTCTGGCCCTGGCACGGGGTTTGGAGGTGGTTGCCAAGGTGCCAGAAGTAGATATTCAGCAGATTGAACCGGGCCAGGATGTGGAAATTGTCGCTGATGCAGATCCTTCCCAGGTGTTCCGGGGGCGAGTGCTATTGGTGGCCCCAGAGGCGATTGTGGAAAATAATGTCACTTCTTTTGAGGTACGCATTGCCCTGTTGTCGGGTCGGGAGTTTTTACGCTCGAAGATGAATACCGACGTTACTTTCATCGGCCAAAATTTAACCAATGTGATGACTGTGCCCACGGTGGCGATCGCCACAGAAAATGGCGAAACTGGGGTACTCATTCCCGATGCCAATAACACCCCCCAATTTAAGCCTGTGATCATTGGGGCTACCGTCGGCGATCGCACCCAAATTGTCCGGGGCGTTACCCCAGAAGACCGTGTATTCATTGATCTCCCAGAAAACCTAGAGCGCCCTGAATAA
- a CDS encoding ABC transporter ATP-binding protein, producing the protein MAQVLLNDIHKSFADRSTGKMTAVLRGINLQIQAGEFMVLVGASGCGKSTLLRLIAGLETVTTGQIAIGDRPVNDLPSKQRDIAMVFQNYALYPHLNVYDNIAFGLRRMPTAETKSHWLQNTWRGVTRPLPQSLRYQPTAELQIRQKVQQVAQLLQIDHLLTRLPKQLSGGQKQRVALGRAIARNPQVFLMDEPLSNLDAALRSETRAQIVQLQRQLGITTIYVTHDQTEAMTMGDRIAVMHQGEILQVAPPLEVYNRPVNRFVAEFIGSPPMNFLPVQVTTESVIEHPQFRFPIPEGWRPLLQPYQGRSLLLGIRPEHLSLSTAAPQNLEVAIDLVEALGNETFLSAHPVDLPLLNLKVRIPPKAKVIPQEKVWLAFDREQLHFFDPETEFSLGQPHPKGEAEQLIR; encoded by the coding sequence GTGGCCCAGGTTCTACTTAACGATATTCACAAATCCTTTGCGGATCGCTCCACCGGGAAAATGACCGCCGTCTTGCGAGGGATTAACCTCCAAATTCAGGCCGGTGAATTCATGGTGCTGGTGGGGGCCTCAGGCTGTGGCAAAAGCACATTACTGCGCCTCATTGCGGGCCTCGAAACGGTGACAACGGGACAAATTGCCATTGGCGATCGCCCGGTTAATGATCTCCCGTCTAAACAGCGCGACATTGCCATGGTGTTCCAAAATTACGCCCTGTATCCCCACCTCAATGTCTATGACAACATTGCCTTTGGGTTGCGGCGGATGCCTACAGCAGAAACCAAAAGCCATTGGCTGCAAAATACCTGGCGGGGCGTCACCAGACCACTCCCGCAATCCCTGCGTTATCAACCGACTGCCGAATTACAAATTCGCCAAAAGGTACAGCAGGTCGCCCAACTGCTGCAAATTGATCATCTTCTGACGCGGCTCCCGAAACAATTGTCCGGCGGCCAAAAACAACGGGTCGCTCTGGGGCGGGCGATCGCCCGTAATCCCCAGGTTTTTCTCATGGACGAACCCCTTTCTAATTTGGATGCGGCCCTCCGCAGTGAAACCCGCGCTCAGATCGTCCAACTCCAACGTCAACTGGGGATCACCACCATCTACGTGACCCATGACCAAACCGAAGCAATGACCATGGGCGATCGCATTGCGGTGATGCACCAAGGGGAAATTCTCCAGGTGGCCCCACCCCTTGAGGTCTACAACCGCCCGGTAAATCGCTTTGTGGCGGAATTTATTGGCTCTCCACCGATGAACTTTCTGCCCGTGCAGGTGACCACTGAGAGTGTCATTGAACATCCCCAATTTCGCTTTCCTATCCCAGAAGGTTGGCGGCCCTTACTCCAGCCCTACCAGGGGCGATCGCTCCTCCTCGGCATCCGACCCGAACACCTCAGCCTCAGCACCGCCGCCCCCCAAAACCTTGAAGTGGCCATTGATCTTGTCGAAGCCCTTGGCAATGAGACCTTTCTCTCAGCCCACCCCGTTGACTTGCCGCTGCTGAATCTCAAGGTGCGCATTCCCCCCAAGGCGAAGGTGATCCCCCAGGAAAAAGTTTGGCTGGCCTTTGATCGAGAACAACTCCACTTTTTTGATCCAGAGACGGAATTTAGCCTCGGCCAACCCCACCCCAAGGGTGAAGCGGAACAACTGATCCGTTAA
- a CDS encoding M23 family metallopeptidase, whose protein sequence is MLNLQFYLRRARRWIKPILLGVVTLALVLGFNLLPQPQSTPLAIAQAQTRISINNSWRQASFPVENFQSYTSGFGYRTSPTSGQRQFHQGLDIAAPLGSYIRNWWSGKVVGLSDNTACGTMIQIKSGDWEHIYCHLSGYVSSSGQGTFLMDRNGGIQLWLGQEVSAGTRIGRVGMTGRTTGPHLHWGLKHAGKYIDPALVLQAMYNQPTASLDDLVQPT, encoded by the coding sequence ATGCTTAACCTACAGTTTTATCTTCGTCGCGCTCGCCGCTGGATTAAACCAATCCTGCTGGGAGTTGTGACTTTGGCCCTTGTGTTGGGGTTTAATCTCCTGCCTCAGCCCCAATCAACGCCCCTGGCGATCGCCCAGGCCCAAACCCGCATTAGTATCAACAACAGTTGGCGTCAGGCTTCCTTTCCCGTCGAAAATTTCCAAAGCTACACATCTGGGTTTGGCTACCGCACTTCTCCCACCAGTGGCCAACGCCAATTTCACCAAGGCTTAGACATTGCCGCCCCCCTCGGAAGTTACATCCGTAACTGGTGGAGTGGTAAAGTTGTGGGCCTCTCGGATAACACCGCCTGCGGCACAATGATCCAAATTAAATCCGGTGATTGGGAACATATCTACTGTCACCTCAGTGGCTATGTTTCTTCCTCTGGTCAAGGGACTTTCCTCATGGATCGCAACGGTGGCATTCAGCTTTGGCTTGGTCAGGAAGTGAGCGCTGGCACTCGCATTGGTCGTGTTGGCATGACTGGACGCACCACTGGCCCCCATCTCCATTGGGGTTTAAAACATGCAGGCAAGTATATCGATCCAGCCCTTGTGCTCCAGGCCATGTACAACCAGCCCACGGCTTCCCTGGATGATTTGGTACAGCCCACGTAG
- a CDS encoding tetratricopeptide repeat protein codes for MPKHRWLVALGACISVLSMGSPVRSQAVLPLRRDFDQDQMEQQGLMLIEDAIQLSRFQQYEWAIPRAKLATQLVPERFEAWYILGTLLVQERDLDAGIQALTTAKRLNPRESGVHSILGSAYFQQGDYEGALRSLKTATQLGDNSIETLFDLGNTQYKLKQYDAAIATYNQAVAIDATFWPGINNIGLIQYEQGKVDAAIDSWQKAIALDPTAAEPQLAVAVATYTKGDRAKGLELTRSALDLDGRYGEIDFLIENLWGEKLIQATQAVFDTPTVQAFFTELDRRAFQPEMEP; via the coding sequence GTGCCTAAACATCGTTGGTTAGTTGCCCTTGGAGCCTGTATTAGTGTGTTGTCGATGGGAAGTCCTGTGCGATCGCAGGCGGTACTCCCCCTAAGGCGAGATTTTGACCAGGACCAAATGGAACAACAGGGGCTCATGCTTATTGAAGATGCAATTCAGCTTTCCCGTTTCCAACAGTATGAATGGGCGATTCCCCGGGCAAAACTCGCCACCCAACTGGTACCAGAACGTTTTGAAGCCTGGTATATCCTTGGCACTCTTTTAGTACAAGAGCGAGACCTTGATGCCGGGATTCAAGCCCTCACCACCGCAAAACGACTCAACCCCCGCGAAAGTGGCGTCCATAGTATTTTAGGCTCGGCCTATTTCCAGCAGGGAGACTACGAAGGGGCGCTCCGGTCTCTGAAAACAGCTACCCAGCTTGGCGATAATTCCATTGAAACCCTTTTTGATCTTGGCAATACCCAATACAAGCTCAAGCAATATGACGCGGCGATCGCCACCTACAACCAAGCCGTTGCCATCGATGCCACCTTTTGGCCGGGAATTAATAACATTGGCTTGATTCAGTACGAGCAGGGCAAAGTTGATGCGGCCATTGACAGTTGGCAAAAGGCGATCGCCCTCGACCCCACCGCCGCAGAACCCCAACTCGCCGTTGCGGTGGCTACCTACACCAAAGGCGATCGCGCGAAGGGCTTAGAACTAACCCGCAGCGCCCTGGATCTCGATGGTCGCTATGGCGAAATTGATTTCCTTATCGAAAACCTCTGGGGTGAAAAGTTGATCCAGGCCACCCAGGCTGTGTTTGATACGCCAACCGTCCAAGCTTTTTTCACAGAACTCGACCGCCGGGCATTTCAACCGGAGATGGAACCCTAG
- a CDS encoding DUF4922 domain-containing protein, whose protein sequence is MNELLTKIQHTTRHAKQVGALHSLTTAQEVIVDHGIPFVVRILEQLDRKENYQAKQEKAKVNPFLPYEQDLFVCDLTPHHVCLLNKFNVVDHHILIITREFQPQETWLMEADFTALAHCLQRLDGLAFYNAGAIAGASQPHKHLQLIPFQSNGETFAVPIDQVLSHLKEDMQPQQISLFPFVHGIVPLPQDYDGKILFDCYRALLRFLRFIDGPFNPGWQTQAYNLLVTRRWMLLVQRAQDQYEKIPVNSLGFAGALLVRNQMQLSLLKKLTPLQLLASVAARGDLSQRAITPFE, encoded by the coding sequence ATGAATGAACTGCTGACCAAAATTCAACACACCACGCGCCACGCCAAACAGGTAGGGGCGCTTCACTCCCTAACCACGGCCCAGGAAGTGATTGTTGACCATGGAATTCCTTTTGTGGTGCGCATTTTAGAGCAACTCGACCGCAAGGAAAATTACCAAGCAAAGCAAGAAAAAGCGAAAGTGAATCCTTTTTTGCCCTACGAGCAGGATTTATTTGTTTGTGATCTGACGCCCCACCATGTCTGTCTGCTGAATAAATTCAACGTCGTCGATCACCACATTTTGATTATTACCCGGGAGTTTCAGCCCCAGGAAACTTGGTTAATGGAGGCGGATTTTACCGCCCTGGCCCATTGTCTCCAACGCCTTGATGGGCTGGCTTTTTATAATGCCGGGGCGATCGCCGGGGCGAGTCAACCCCACAAACATCTGCAATTGATTCCCTTCCAGAGCAATGGGGAGACTTTTGCGGTGCCCATCGACCAAGTGCTGTCCCACCTTAAGGAAGATATGCAGCCCCAGCAGATTTCCCTCTTTCCTTTTGTGCATGGCATTGTGCCGCTGCCCCAGGATTACGACGGCAAAATTTTGTTCGATTGTTACCGTGCCCTGCTGCGTTTCCTCCGCTTTATTGACGGGCCGTTCAACCCCGGTTGGCAAACCCAAGCCTACAATCTGCTTGTCACTCGCCGTTGGATGTTGCTGGTGCAACGGGCCCAGGATCAGTATGAAAAAATTCCGGTGAATTCCTTGGGTTTTGCAGGAGCTTTATTGGTGCGCAATCAGATGCAGTTGAGCTTGCTGAAAAAATTAACCCCCCTGCAATTGTTAGCCTCAGTGGCGGCACGGGGGGATTTATCACAAAGGGCGATCACCCCATTTGAATAA